In Ipomoea triloba cultivar NCNSP0323 chromosome 7, ASM357664v1, a single genomic region encodes these proteins:
- the LOC116024766 gene encoding histidine decarboxylase-like encodes MGTLAFDEDFMPMGVAAPEALLPFFVHNGSFKNGDFLENKKMKMAAPPPARKNMHITVTEPRSKDDEARLKCILGKYLDTISQRINYHIGYPVNIVYDHYATLAPLMRYHLNNCGDPFMENTVDFHSKDFEVGVLDWFAELWEIEKDDYWGYITNGGTEGNLHGILLGREVHPEGILYASKESHYSVFKAARMYRMEVEGINTMINGEMDYDDLRSKLLLNKGKPAIINVTIGTTFKGGMDNLDVIIKTLEECGYSQDEFYIHCDAALSGLIVPFLKNVPKISFKKPIGSVTISGHKFLGCPMPCGIQMTRKSLIHNISRNVEYIASVDATISGSRNGLTPIFLWYSLSTKGRAGLRKDAERCVETAKHLRDRLQAAGVSAMVNDNGITVVFERPPDREFIRRWQLSCVRDMAHVIVMPGVATEAIDNFFNDLVHERANWYREEWGRQPPCLEDDLGSHNCYCPLHKV; translated from the exons ATGGGTACCCTTGCATTTGATGAG GATTTCATGCCAATGGGTGTTGCCGCACCGGAAGCTCTGCTCCCATTCTTTGTGCACAATGGGAGTTTCAAGAATGGAGATTTCTTGGAgaacaagaaaatgaaaatggctGCTCCGCCGCCGGCGAGGAAGAACATGCATATCACGGTGACGGAGCCGCGGTCCAAAGACGACGAGGCTCGCCTGAAATGCATTCTGGGAAAATATCTCGACACCATTTCTCAGCGAATTAATTACCACATAG GCTACCCGGTGAACATAGTGTATGATCACTATGCAACTTTGGCACCATTAATGCGTTACCATTTGAACAACTGTGGTGATCCATTCATGGAGAACACTGTGGATTTCCATTCCAAAGATTTTGAAGTTGGGGTTTTGGATTGGTTTGCTGAGCTATGGGAGATTGAGAAGGATGACTATTGGGGTTACATTACAAATGGTGGCACCGAAGGCAATCTTCACGGGATTTTGTTAGG gAGAGAGGTACATCCCGAGGGAATACTCTATGCATCTAAGGAATCACACTACTCGGTGTTCAAGGCTGCAAGGATGTATAGAATGGAAGTGGAAGGAATCAACACAATGATCAATGGAGAAATGGACTATGATGATTTGAGATCAAAGTTGCTTCTCAACAAGGGCAAACCCGCCATCATCAATGTCACTATTG GAACAACCTTCAAAGGGGGCATGGATAACCTAGATGTGATCATAAAAACACTGGAAGAATGTGGGTATTCGCAGGATGAATTCTACATCCACTGCGACGCAGCGCTGTCGGGTCTCATCGTCCCATTCCTCAAAAACGTGCCCAAAATCAGCTTCAAGAAGCCAATCGGAAGCGTCACAATCTCCGGCCACAAGTTCCTAGGATGTCCCATGCCATGCGGCATCCAAATGACCAGAAAATCCCTCATCCACAACATCTCCCGGAACGTCGAGTACATCGCCTCCGTCGACGCCACCATCTCCGGCAGCCGCAACGGCCTCACCCCCATCTTCCTCTGGTACAGCCTCAGCACCAAGGGCCGCGCCGGCCTCCGGAAAGACGCCGAGCGCTGCGTGGAAACCGCCAAGCACCTCCGCGACCGCCTCCAGGCTGCCGGCGTCAGCGCCATGGTCAACGACAACGGCATCACCGTCGTGTTCGAGCGGCCGCCTGACCGCGAGTTCATCCGCCGCTGGCAGCTCTCCTGCGTCAGGGACATGGCCCACGTCATCGTCATGCCTGGCGTCGCCACAGAGGCTATCGATAACTTTTTCAATGACCTGGTACATGAGAGGGCTAACTGGTATCGAGAAGAGTGGGGCCGTCAACCTCCCTGCCTGGAGGATGATCTTGGCTCACATAATTGTTACTGTCCCCTTCACaaagtttga